Proteins encoded by one window of Salicibibacter halophilus:
- a CDS encoding acyl-CoA dehydrogenase family protein encodes MNFQLTKEQQMIRDTVRDFAAAEIAPKAEEIDRSARFPEELFEKMGSLGIMGIPIAEKYGGAGADTISYALAVEEVGKACGGTGLSYAASVSLGAGPLYSFGTESQKQEYLVPIAKGETLGAFGLTEPNAGSDAGGTKTTAVKKEDRYVINGEKCWITNASYAKAVIITAVTGKKDSGKNIVSAFIVPTETQGFQITTPYEKMGVRGSNTTELVLTDVEIPEENVLGDPEKGFGQFLHTLDGGRISIGALALGIAEGAYQKALAYSKERKQFGHKISEFQAIQFKLADMAMEIELARTMVHKAAWLKDQKKAFKKEAAFAKLFASEMATRVCNQALQIHGGSGYMREFGIERMLRDTKLMEIGEGTSEIQRMVISREIGCP; translated from the coding sequence ATGAACTTTCAATTAACAAAGGAACAACAGATGATTCGTGATACGGTTCGGGATTTCGCGGCAGCGGAAATTGCTCCTAAAGCAGAAGAAATCGACCGAAGCGCCCGTTTTCCCGAGGAACTATTTGAAAAAATGGGATCTTTGGGGATCATGGGAATTCCCATTGCCGAAAAGTATGGCGGTGCCGGTGCAGACACTATTTCTTATGCACTGGCAGTGGAAGAGGTCGGCAAAGCCTGTGGCGGCACCGGGCTCAGTTACGCCGCGTCGGTTTCACTTGGAGCCGGACCGCTGTATTCATTCGGAACGGAAAGCCAAAAACAAGAATATTTGGTACCGATCGCAAAAGGAGAAACATTAGGCGCATTCGGGCTTACCGAACCGAACGCAGGATCCGACGCAGGTGGCACGAAAACGACGGCAGTAAAAAAAGAAGACCGCTATGTGATTAATGGCGAGAAATGTTGGATTACGAATGCTTCCTATGCAAAAGCGGTCATCATTACCGCTGTGACCGGGAAGAAGGATAGCGGCAAAAATATCGTTTCCGCATTTATCGTTCCGACGGAGACACAAGGGTTCCAGATTACAACCCCATATGAAAAAATGGGGGTGCGCGGTTCCAATACGACAGAGCTGGTCTTAACCGATGTAGAAATCCCGGAAGAAAATGTGTTGGGCGACCCGGAAAAAGGATTCGGACAGTTCCTTCATACACTGGACGGCGGCCGAATTTCCATTGGCGCGCTGGCTTTGGGGATTGCGGAGGGAGCTTACCAAAAAGCGCTGGCCTATTCCAAGGAAAGAAAACAATTCGGCCATAAAATAAGCGAGTTCCAGGCAATTCAATTCAAGCTCGCGGATATGGCAATGGAAATTGAATTGGCAAGAACAATGGTGCATAAAGCCGCTTGGTTAAAAGATCAGAAAAAAGCTTTTAAAAAAGAAGCTGCTTTTGCCAAATTATTTGCATCGGAAATGGCAACGAGGGTGTGCAATCAAGCGTTGCAAATCCATGGCGGCTCTGGATATATGCGTGAATTTGGAATTGAGCGAATGTTAAGGGACACTAAATTAATGGAAATTGGAGAAGGGACATCAGAAATCCAGCGCATGGTTATATCAAGGGAAATCGGTTGTCCTTAG